Below is a window of Desulfurococcus amylolyticus Z-533 DNA.
GGATAAAGGTAGAATAATAACAAGGAATATAAAGGGGCCAGTGAGAATAGGGGATATAGTTATACTAAGGGAGACTGAGAGAGAGGCAAGAAAGCTGTCAAGCAAAAAGTAGATGCCTGAAACCAGGATGGTATGCTGTCTTCGTTTTATAGGTTTTTAGGGTTTTACAATTGAAAGCCCCGTCTTTTAGGGTGGGGTTGGAGATTTACGGGTTTTGTTTCCTCTTTTGTTTCTTGGTGATGAGTCTTTAGTGTTTACGAGCCTCAGCTATATTCGAGGCGGTGATCACTGGAAACCATAGCCCCGAGCCCCGCGTTAAGCGGGGTAGGGGTAGTGCGCCCGAGACCGGCTCACGGAAACTCAAGAAGAATTAGCTTTGGTGATAGAAGTGGCTGAGGTGTACTTTGCCGGATGCAGCGTTATAAAGTATAGGAAGGGAGACATAGTCCTATACCCACTAGCAGGATACAGGGAGAAGATGAAACACCTACACGGCAAAAATTATACAATAATATAATAATAGCAGAAGACTAACACCAACACATACAAACCATTATAAAACCAGAGACAGCTTGGCGAGGCTGGAAACGGTTTTGAAAACCTGTTTTACTAATCGTTCAAGAACCTCGTCGTCCTGGGAGGATTTATTATTGTTCATATAAAAAACAATGAAGGGATGATTACCTTTATCAGCCGCTCTGAGCCCTTATCTGCTGGACACTCTTAATTATTTCATCGATTAAGTCCTTTGCTCCGCCTACATCTATTACTGCGACAGAGGCAGCAGACACCTCAATACCGGCTGCTTGGCCCAGTTTCTGTTTGCTTGGCACGTAGACATATGGTATCTTCTTCTCATCGCATAATAGTGGTAGGTGGGCAACTATTTCAGGTGGGTCAACATCTTCAGCTATGACAACCAGCTTAGCTTGTCCTCTTTCAACAGCCTTTGTTGTTTCATTTGTACCCTTCTTGATTTTCCCACCAGTCTCTCTTACCTTTGATATTGCCTGGTATACTTTATCAGCTAGCTCAGGCGGTACCTCGAACTTTACATAAAACGGCTTAGGCATGTGTTCATCCTCCTCCCTTAACTCGTGGTCGTCTACAAGCTATATAGAATAATGTCAGGGCTTTATAAATTACGGGCATTAAATAATTTTTAAACTACTTTTGATGCGACTTTCCATTCCATATAATAATGAATCCGGTGGTCTTATTCGTGTGAGAAGACGGCTATTACTTTTTCCTCTTTGATAGTATCTATTCTAATGAACCCGACCCTGTATAATTGCACAATGGAGTCTGGTTTTTCATTAATAATGCGTTTTTCAACTAGGAGCCTGGCTTCCCTGATCTCTGATCCACTCGGGATCAGGAGGAATAAATCTGTTTTCTCATCGTTGCTAACCCATTGAATTATTGGAGCATTTAGCTTCCTTGCATCTTCCTGTGAAATACTGTGGAGCCTGGCTATGAATGCTGGCTTACCATCCAATATCGTTGGCTCCGTTATCATAAAGTTAGCTAGCCCCATGGCTCTGAATGTTTTATGTTCGCTTTGAAGCAGTGTTCCCAAGTCTTTGGATGATATATGGATTACCGAGCCATCCAGTATCCTATACTCGTAATGCTCCGGTCTTGATGGATGTATTGGTATTTGTGCTTTAAGCTCCTCTTTCACATCCTTTAGTATTACTGGAACCGGTTCTTCAACACCCATATACCTGTTCGCGACTGGATCAACTAGGATCCTGTTGATAGCGTAGAGATTAACTAGGCTTATCTTGGCATCGATGGGTTTGATTCCCACTTCCTTAACTATTTTCCAGATTGTTTCACGGAGAATGCCTCTTCTACGTAACCCATTAATTGTTCCGAGTCTTGGGTCATCATATGGTGAGATACCTTGTTCTTTAACTAGCTTTCTCATTTTAGACTTGCTCAGTATCACACCCTCTAATGATAAACGTCCAAAATGTATTGTCTCGGGGTATTTCCAGCCCATGTGCTTATATAGGTATTTCTGCTTGACAGTATTCGATATGTGTTCCTTTGCGCGGAGGACATGTGTTACACCCATTAAATAATCGTCGACACCAGCAGCAAAATTGTAAGTTGGCCATACAATGTATTTCTCCCCGGTGACCGGGTGTGGTGTTTTAGATGTATCTATTACACGGAATGCAACCCAATCCCTTACGCTTGGATCCGGGTGTTGTAAATCGGTTTTCACCCTTAGAACAGCATCTCCTTCACCATAGTGCCCCTCAAGCATTTTATCGAATTTCTCAAGGTTCTCTTCGACTGACGTATTCCTATGGGGACATGCCTTGCCAGCGTTCCTATATAAGCGGAATTCCTTATCGGGGCAGGTGTCAATATATGCTCCTCCACGGCTTATCAGCTCTCTTGCTACATTGTAGAATATATTCATCCGGAGGCTCTGTATGTATTCCTTGCTCCATTTTACTCCAAGCCATTTCAATGCGTCCTTTATCATTGTATATGCTTCTGGGTAAGGTGATTTTATCCTTGGGTCGGTGTCCTCGAAACGAAGTATCATCGCTCCATTATATAATTCAGCATACCAGTAGCTTAACAGCGCTGGCCTAGCGTTTCCAAGGTGAATTGTGTAATCTGGGTTAGGTGCAAACCTGGTTACCACTTTACCTTTCTCGGCATTGGGTAATGGGGGCAGCTCCTTCTCCTTGGCTTCCCTCTTCTCCTCCAGTAGTTCTGGCCAGTTCTCTCTGATTATTTTCAACTGGTCTTCGATGCTTAACTTGTTTACTTCCTCTATGGTGCCCTTTATCAAGTCGATGAATTCTTTGATTCTGCTACGTATCTCTGGGATTTCCCCGATAACCTTTGAAACCACCGCTTTAAAATCGGCTTTACCCTCGTGTTTTACAGCGTTTACCAATGCGTGTTTGAAAGCGGTTTCTCTCACCCTATCTAATAATGATTTCTCTTGGCTGCTCAATCGCCACCACCACTATGATTCTCTCAGGCCTCTCCCAGGTTAAATCGATGACTGCTAGTATAAATCCTTCACAAGTAGAATAAATGTTTCTGACCTCGTTTTTCCTGGTGACAATGTATGCTATTAAATCGTTTTTTCTAACGTGCTTCATGCTCCCTATATAAAATACTCTCCTACCCTTCGCTTCCTGCAGGCATAGCTGTGTATTCTCGGAGAAAAACAGTGCTTTAGACGGCTCTCCAGTGTTGAATAATATTGTACTCCTCTTCAAAATGGCTTTTTCCAAGTCTATGTACTTCAGTATCTCCTCGTATGGTATGCTACCATAGTACTTTGTACAATTATTCTTCTCAGGGATGCTTGCCCAAGCGTACTCCGAGTTCTTGAGGCAGATTATTCTCTCGGAGTCGACGTCCTCTATGAATAACTGTGGGAAAGAGTATTCGCTCACTTCATTCTCCTCGTGTTGTTAAGGTAGGTATGGGGATTTATTCCCCTCTGGAGCATCGTGTTTACTATTTTCTGCCCGAGGATAATAGGCTTGCTCCTTAATTCACCAATATTCCTGGCACCGCTGAGGAACATCGCAGTCTTTAACTCGAAGATATAGTTGTCTAGATATGCCTCGGCACGTTCCAGCCCGTTGTCAAGTATATTCTTAAGAATGGGTTTAGCTACTCCAACCATGTCTGCACCAATCGCTATATTCACAGCTGCCTTAAAGCCGTCCCATACGCCGCCGCTCGCGATAATGAATGAGTCTTCGGCAACATACCTTGTCTCTATTACTGAGAGCGGTGTTGGTATCCCCCACTCGGATAGCTTCAGCCCGCATTCATAGCGTGATGACCCTGGTTGATTTCTAAGCGTTTCAACGAGAGCCCAGTTTGTACCGCATGCGCCGGCCGTATCATATATTTTCACCCCTATATTATGGAATACCCTCACCGTCTCCATGGATAACCCGTTCCCAACCTCCTTGATTATAACGGGTTTACGGAGAGATGCAACTAATTCCTTGACTTTATCAATCACATCTAAGCTGAAACGGGTGTCTCCTTCAGGCTGTATTACTTCTTGTGCTGGGTTCAAGTGTATTGCTATGGCATCGGCATCTATTACTTCAACTAGCCTTATGACTGTATCAGTGTCGATGTCTCTCAGGGTGTTTAAACCTATATTGCCTATTACCGGTACACTTCTAGCTGTCTCCCTTACGATCCTATAGCTTGCCACGACATCCTCGCTGAAGTTGCTTTTAACAATGGCTCTCTGGCTACCGACACCTATGGCTACTCGCTTCTTCTCTGCAAGAGTTGCAAGCATTTTATTTATGCTGACTAGTGATGGATGCCCTCCCGTCATACCAGTTATCATTATAGGGGCTTCTAGCCTGTAGCCTAAAAACACTTGCTTCACATCCACTTCATCGAAGTCTAATCCAGGTAAAGCTTGATGCACGAGCTGTATCTCTCTATATATCTCACTACAATGGTCTTTGAAGTCGACCCTGGGATCCAGTGCTAACCTTATATGGTGTAGTTTCCTATTCTGTATCTCATCCATGCTTAATACAACCTTCCTTAAATATATAAGCCGGCATATTAGCTTAGCACTCACTAAATATAAAACTTTAAAGCAGCGTAGCCAACTACGTGTGAATAATCCCCGGAGGTATCACCACTTGTCGCGTATTTCAATAGCTGGGCTTTTCCTCCCAATTTTTTAGTGTATTCCATGAGGGTCATTATTCCTCCTGGTCCACAGATACTTATGTCGTTATGCAGTATCACATTGTATAATCCATCTGTGTCGAGTTTGAGTATTCTATCTATGGCCATTGAATCCTTCCTGCTTGTCTCTTCATGGGGTTCGTAATGATTGAAGTCGCTGCTTGCTATCACTATTATTCTCTTACCGGTTGACATGGATGCTTCATATATCGACTTCGCTAGGTCTCTTGCTATATCTGGTGTATGGATACCTATAACTATCGGGGTTATTTTCACATCCTCGCCATAGATGTACACTATAAATGGCAGTTGGACCTCAATTGAGTGCTCCTCTAAATGAGCATATTCATCGAACTCAGCGATTTCACTGTTCTCCACAATAAGTCTTCCAATCTCACTGTCTACAACAAGGTCTCCAAGGGGGGTCTCCCATACTCCCTCAGGATACACTGAAACAGGTCTTCCAAGGCCTGTGTGATTTGTACCAAGTATCACTATGGTATCAGGCTTCTTATTTAAAGCCATATCAAAGTAGACGTGTGCAGCTACAGGGCCGCTGTAAATATAGCCTGCATGAGGGGCTACATAGCCTATTGAATTCGTGGCCTGGATATCTGAGGGACTCGGTGGCTTCCCGGGTCCGATCCCATGTTTGAAAGACCACTCTATCACGCTTCTTAACTCCCCAGGTTTATCAGGGTAAAAATACCCGGCTACTATAGGACTCCTCTTCTTCAACCTGCTCCCCTTGAATAATAACTGTTAACTACGAGTTAAATACCTTGAAGCATTATGGAATAAGCCTAGAAATATGGTCCTGGATGCCTGCGAAAAATTTAGAGGGATGCCTCGAAATCGGTAGGCTGCTCAGGTAGTTCAGCGTTCGGTGGTATAACACCTTTCTCACGCAGTATTTGACGCGTTAGTATCCAGTATATTAGGGCCAGGCTCTTCCTACCCTTATTGTTCCCGGGTATTATGAGGTCTACATAGTCAACCCTGTTGTCGGTATCTGCTAAGGCTACTATCGGTATACCTGTTTCAGCGGCCTCCTTAAGGGCTTGCATATCAGACCTTGTATCAGTGATCACTACTACATCTGGTTCGAAGTATATCTTAAGACTTGGATTAGTGAAGGTTCCCGGTAAGAATCTACCTACGAATGGCTTACATCCTACATACTGACACATCTTCTGAACCGGCTTCCTCCCATACTGTCTTACTGAGACAACGGCTATTTTCTCGGGCTGATATCTAGCGAGGAATTTTCCAGCTATCCTCAGTCTGTCATCTATTTTCCTTACGTCCAGTATATATAATCCATCGGATCTAACCCTGTACACGAATGGCTCCATGAACTTCGTGCATATATGGGTGCCTATGTGCACACCGGCTGATAAGTATTTCTCAATTGGTACGAGTAGCTCAATTACTCCGCTCTCGGGTTTTGAAACAGGTGCCTCTCCTTCAGGTATATCGCTCATTCACTACCACCTCCTACGAGATCTTAGGGAAATATAATATCTCCTTTGATATATCCGTGTATGATAAAAACATTCTCCTGCAACAATACCTTTTCACACCGAGATCATCTAATACTTTAGCCGGGTTCTCACCGTTCTCAACTCTTTTAATATACTCCTCCCATAAGTGCCCAATGGGTTTACCACAGGTGAAACATCTAACCGGGAATAACAAGATCCCACCTACCTATAGCTCTTCTGCCATCTCCTTCTAGCACTATATCTACCCCATTTCTTAGGCTCTGTCTGACGTGGATCACCGCTTAGCATGTGCCTATCATATTCTTTAAATAGGGATTTCACCTCATCACTGTTAAAGAACTCGACTAGTCCCCTTGCAATAGCTATTCTAACAGCCTCGGCCTGACTCATGTAGCCTCCGCCGTGTACATTAACCCTTATATCTACTGTTTTTGCTAGGTCGCCTATTAGTAATAGTGGCTCCAGTATCTTCATCTTGGCTAGCTCGAATTGGATGAACTCTACTGGTACGTTGTTTATCCATACTCTTCCAATCCCGGGTTTTATCACAGCCCTAGCAATGCTTGTTTTTCTCTTGCCTGATGAAACAACTATTTTTATCTTATCACTGAGTGTCTGGCTCACTTCCTAACACCCCTCCACCCTACGGCTTTCGCCACCTCCTCTAAGTAAACATATCTATTACGGAGCCTGGAGACTGAGGCTTCGGGGAACTGTATGAAGGCAATATTCTTCATGTTGCTTGGCACACCTATGTATACTCTGAGCCTCCTAAAAGCATCTCTTCCCTTCGGCTTATCTATCGGTAACATTCCTCTCACAGTCCTCTTAAAGATATTGGCCGGGGTTCTAGGCCTCCTGACTCCCTTGGTCTCTGGATTGTAGTGGGTTTTAACCCTAAATAATATCTTATAGCCCTCTAACACCCTGTTTTTCTCACCACTTACCACGGCTTTCTCAGCATTAACCACTATGACTCTATATCCCTCGAGCAACTTCTTAGCAATAATACTCGCTAAACGCCCCAATATCTGGTTCGATGCATCTATGTAGAGTACTTTCTCCTCACTCATCAAGCTCACCCAATTATCTTGATGTTGCTTCCGGTAGGGTTCTCCTTAACAAGGTCGGGGATAAATATTGCTCTTCCACCACTCTTCACTATTTTCTCAAGTGCTGTCCTTGAGAATCCGAATGCTGCCACAGTAACCGGGTGATCTATATTACCTGCACCAAGTACTTTTCCAGGCACTACTACAACGTCCCCGGGCTTACTGTATCTATTTATCCTACTGATATTCACAGCCCTCCTTCTACGGGTTGGCTTGGATAATTCCTCAGCTATACTACTCCATATTGGTGCGTTATTTATAGAGGCTTGCTTCCTCAACTCCTCTATCACTTTCCTTAAAACTATATTTGTTTTCCTCAGCCTGCTCATACAGCGACACCATTCCTTCTCAACTCATCTATGAAAGCATCTAGTTTTCTACTTAGAATGTTTATTGCCTCTATTAAAATATTTCTAGCATTCAGAGCTCCTGTTAGCTCTAGATATAATATATACTCGTTCTCCCTCCATGATACCTTCACGGCTTGGGTGGGGCATATGTTTTCACATAGCCTGCAGAATGTACATTCAAGTATTTTATCCTCTTTAACCCTTACCGAGTTGTTGCCTGCCTCAAATATATTCTTCGGGCATGCATTAACACATCTAGAACACTCGGCCCCCTTACATTTCTCACTATCGAGGGTTATCACTGGAACATATTTATGCGCAGCGGTGGAGACTGGGCTCCATTTTATATGCTCTTTTCCCCTTCCAAGCCTGGCATATGCCTCAAGCCTTATGCTCTGATCCTTGATAAGCTTCAATATCGGTATTTCACCGTAGACTGGTACAACATCTGGGTCACTGCTAACAAGGTCTCTACTATACACTGTTAAAACATCCTTCTCAGGCCCGCTTGCCTCCAGCCTTAGGGTTACGAAGCAATCCTGCGAGAATATTCCTCTATCACCGGCCTCTGCACACTCCTCGGGAGGCTTATACTTGTTTAATGCTTCATTGCTTTTTAATGGTATTAATCCAAGCCTATGCGATATGTATTCATCATAGAAGACACTTGAGTTTTCCGTTATAGCCACGTAGTCCACAGCCATTGTAGGGACTTCCGATAGTATTGTTCTTCTCAGCGAATTAACGAGGTGTAATGGCACATCCCTTAAATATAGCTTAATAGTAGAGGGGGTTTTCTCAAGTATATCAATATGCAAGCTGGAAAACACCCGTTTCTGCCCTTCTATAGCCTCCTACCTCTCCTACCGCCAGGCCTTCTTGTGGTATCATGTGGTATTGGTGTCACATCCTCTATTCTACCAATAATGAAACCCGCTCTGGCCAGAGCTCTAATAGCTGCTTGAGCACCTGGCCCAGGAGTCTTAGGTCCGTGGCCTCCTGGTGCTCTTACTTTTATATGTAGCGCGGTGATACCTTTATCCATCGCTTGGGTTGCAGCCCTTGCCGCGGCCATCATTGCCGCATAAGGGCTTGGCTTCTCTCTATCTGCCTTTACAACCATTCCACCGCTTATCCTGCTCACAGTTTCCGCTCCGCTTATATCTGTTATATGTATTATTGTGTTGTTGGGGCTGCTGTATATATGTGCTACGCCCCACTTTAACTCTCTCATTGAGAAAGCCACCGTTCAATCACCTCTATGCCTGTGCTTCTTGGCTTATTCTCTGCTTTAATGGACTGAATGGGTAGTAATCAACCAATGGCTCCTCATCAACTGTGACTATTCGGCCAGGCGACCTCACTCTTCTACCCCCTATTGCTATGTGTCCGTGGACAATTAATTGTCTGGCTTCATGAAGGGTCTTTGCTAACCCCTTCTTATACACTATGGTCTGAAGCCTTCTCTCCAGTAGATCCTCTATTTTCAAGTTTAACACATCATCCAGCCTGGCTCCTTCCTTAAGTAGCCCTAATTTTATCAACCTGTTTAAAAGGGCTTTCTCTTCCTTCTCACGGATTTCAGGAGGCGTTGCTAATAGGGATCTCGCTCTGTGCCTATAATACCTCACCATGGTCGCGGTCTTCCATAGTTCTCTTTTATTCCTTAACCCATAGGTACCCATCAGCTTCATTTCGTACATTAATATATCGCGACGCCATGGATGCCGGGGACCCTCATAAGATTTCCTTGGTTTGTGTGGGTCGCCCATCTAACTCACCCCTCTGTCTTCTTGCTTTGCTGTTGCTGGGTGGCTTTCTTCTTCCTCACACCCACGGTTACACCTGTTCTACCTGTTGTCCTAGTTCTCTGGCCCCTAACTTTCAAGCCCAGGGCATGCCTTATACCGCGCCAGCTCTTTACGCGTTTCTCCCTTTCAATATCTTCCTTCACATAGTATACTAGGTTTGCACCAGTTAAGTGAAGATTCTGGCCTGTTGTGTAATCCTTCTGCCTATTATAGATCCATGATGGAATACCGTATTTCCCAGGGTTGCGTACAACCTCTTCGATACTCTTAACCACGTCATCGCTTAGGAAACCAACGCGTTGTTCAGGGTTCAACCCTAGTATTCTACATATTGCTAGACTAAATGTATAGCCCAAGCCCTTTACTTCTGAGAGACCGTAAACTAATGGAAGCTCTCCATCGACATCGGTTTCCAGCATTCTAACTATCTGTCTAAAACTCTCCCTCTCACTCAATTCTTTCACCGGACTTAACTCGATAAGCATATACATAACTACTCAACATAATTAACTGATAACGGTTTTTAAAGCTTAGCTTTAAAACACTTTTCCCTCGAGTTAGAGGGGTTCAGGTCTCATATAGGTTTATATAAATTGGTTTCATCCCCTCGTTTTTGTTCCCCTTGTATCCCCTTTGGGCTTGCATACGGCTTGAGGGCGTTCAAGGTGACATCACATCTTGAGTGCTTTATGAACAGGTTTATGCACGCAATTACATTACTTCAATAAAAGAATTTAATAGTAAACCTATATGAAAGCAGAAACAACATACCGAGGCGCCGGGGGCGGGATTTGAACCCGCGCGCCCCTTTCGGGGCACTGGCTCTCCAGGCCAGCCCCTTGGACCGCTCGGGCACCCCGGCTCATATCTATGATAAAAGTGTTTCAGGCTTATATTTCTTAACAGGAGGAAATTGAGTTCACAGGATGATGGGTTGAACCACTTTATTAAAACATCGGGCTGTTTAAAACTATATCTCTATCTCCATCCATATCTCAGGGGGAATCCTAACCCTTATCAACTGCTTCATTACTCTTTCATCCTCGGCTATGTATAGTAGCCTCTTATGTATCCTCATCTCCCATTTCTCATACTTTTTCTTTCCCTCTCCATGCGGTAGCTTCATTGTCCTGATTCTTAGTTTTTTAGTTGGCAGTGGTATTGGGCCATTCATTTTAACACCTGTCTTCTTCACTATATCTGTTATCTTACCCACGAAGTCGTCTAGTACTTTTACATTGGTGCTCCAGATCTTTATTTTAACCATCCTTGTTGCGGACATCGTGACCAACCTTATACCTGTAAGCATACTTGGAAACGTAATGTGTAGAATTCGGGTTTAAAAAACTATTTCTTGATATTGACTTGTGCTGGCTTGATCTCGAGTACCTGTCCAATACCGATTGTCTTACCCATGTCTCTCATAGCGAATCTTCCAAGAGCTGGGAAGTCAGCGTATTTCTCTACTACAAGTGGCTTTATCGGTTTGAATTTAACTATAGCTATGTCTCCCTGCTTCAGGAACTGTGGGTTCTTCTCAACCTCCTTACCTGTCCTAGGGTCGATCTTTGAAATTATCTCGGTTATCCTGCATGCCACGCTGGCTGTGTGGACATGTATTACTGGCGTGTATCCCACGGCTATTGCTGTTGGATGCCACATTATCATTATTCTCGCGGTGAATTCATCGGCAACTGTTGGGGGAACATCAAGGGATCCAGCCACATCGCCGCGCTTAATATCCTTCTTCTCTACACCCTTTACATTGAACCCGATGTTGTCACCGGGCTCTGCTTTCTCGATCTTAGCGTGATGAGTCTCTATACTCTTGACTTCACCGATTAGTCCTGGCGGCATGAATACTACTTTATCGCCTACTTTAAGTACACCGGTTTCAACCCTTCCAACAGGTACGACACCAACACCGGAGATGCTGTATACATCTTGTATCGGTATTCTAAGTGGTTTATCAAGTGGCTTGGGCGGCACCGTTAATAAGTCCAATGCCTCTACTAGTGTTGGACCATTATACCACGGCATGTTGGGCGAACGTTCAATCAGGTTTTCACCTGTCCACGCTGACACCGGGATGAATGGTATCTTGGATATATCGTAGCCCAGTCCCTTCAGGAATTTACCCAGGATCTCCTTAATCTCGTTGTACCTCTTCTCACTGTACGGTGGCTCGGTTGCATCCATCTTGTTTATGGCCACAATTAGCTGGTTTATACCCATGGTCCTAGCTAGTATGGCGTGCTCACGGGTCTGGCCCTCGGCACTCATTCCAGCCTCGAACTCTCCTTTTCTGGCGCTTATAACTAGGATGGCTGCATCGGCCTGGCTTGCGCCGGTGATCATGTTTTTAACGAAGTCTCGGTGACCGGGTGCATCTATGATGGTGAAGAAGTATTTCTTGGTCTCGAACTTCATGTATGATAGTGAAATAGTGACACCGCGTTC
It encodes the following:
- the tuf gene encoding translation elongation factor EF-1 subunit alpha, whose protein sequence is MNVSTPQKPHLNIVIIGHVDHGKSTMTGHILYRLGYFDEKTVKMIEEEAKKMGKESFKFAWLLDRMKEERERGVTISLSYMKFETKKYFFTIIDAPGHRDFVKNMITGASQADAAILVISARKGEFEAGMSAEGQTREHAILARTMGINQLIVAINKMDATEPPYSEKRYNEIKEILGKFLKGLGYDISKIPFIPVSAWTGENLIERSPNMPWYNGPTLVEALDLLTVPPKPLDKPLRIPIQDVYSISGVGVVPVGRVETGVLKVGDKVVFMPPGLIGEVKSIETHHAKIEKAEPGDNIGFNVKGVEKKDIKRGDVAGSLDVPPTVADEFTARIMIMWHPTAIAVGYTPVIHVHTASVACRITEIISKIDPRTGKEVEKNPQFLKQGDIAIVKFKPIKPLVVEKYADFPALGRFAMRDMGKTIGIGQVLEIKPAQVNIKK